One Williamsia phyllosphaerae genomic window, AGATCACCGGTCCCCGCTACCTCGGACCCGACGTCACCACGCGCCTCGACACCGTCGAGTTGTCGCAGCAGGGCACCGACCGCGTGCTGATCAGTGGTGTGCGCGGTGAGATCCCGCCGGAGTCGGTCAAGGTCTCGCTCAACACCCTCGCCGGGTTCCGCAACGAGGTCACGATGATCCTCACCGGCCTCGACGTCGAGGAGAAGGCCCGCCTGGTCACCGAGCAGTTCGAGTCCTCGCTGGCGACCAAGCCCGAACAACTCACCTGGGAGCTCTCACGCACCGACCGCGCCGACGGGGCCACCGAGGCCCAGTCCTCGGCACTGTTGCGCTGCGTCGGCAAGAGCCGCGACGCCGACACCGTCGGTCGTGAGTTCTCCTCGGCCGCCGTGGAGTTGGCGCTGGCCAGCTACCCCGGATTCAGCATGACGGCACCTCCGGGCAAGGGCAGTCCGTACGGGGTGTTCGAGCCGGGGTACGTCGCCGCCGACACCGTCGAGCACCGCGTGACCCTGCCCGACGGCACGGTCACCCAGATCCCTCCGAGCCCGGTCCGCGGACCGCTCGCGCCCCTTCTCGACGAGGCACCGCGCCCGGCGCGCGACTGGGGCCCCACCAGCCCGGCACCGCTCGGCCTGATCGCCGGTGCACGCAGCGGCGACAAGGGCGGCAGCGCCAACATCGGTGTGTGGGTTCGGGATCCGGAGCATTTCGAATGGCTCGACGAGATCCTCACCGTCGACCTGCTCGCGCAGCTGCTGCCCGAGACCGCCGACCTCACCGTCACGCGTCATCGTTTCCCCAATCTGCTGGCGGTCAACTTCGTGATCGAGGCCATCCTCGGCCGCGGCGTGGCCGACAACGTCCGCTTCGACCCGCAGGGCAAGGGTCTCGGCGAATGGCTACGCGCCCGCGTGGTCGACATCCCCGATCGATTCGAGGTCATCTGAATGAGTCTTGCCACACCCGCGTGGAACACCCCGGAGCGGCGCGAACTGCGCAGCACGGTCAGTGGATTCGTCGAGCGGCACATCCTGCCGCATCAGGCGGAGTGGGAGCGTGAAGGACTCATCCCGCGCGAACTGCATCGAGAGGCCTCCAAGCTGGGCCTGCTCGGACTCGGATTCCCCGAGGCGGTGGGGGGATCCGGCGGCGACCTGATCGACGCCACCATCGCAGGCGAGGTGCTGCACGAACGTGGTGCCGCCGGTGGAATCTACGCATCGCTGTTCACCCACGGCATCGCCCTGCCACACCTCGTGGCCGCGGGCGACGCCGACCAGATCGACCGGTGGGTGCGTCCCACGCTCGCGGGCGAGAAGATCGGCAGCCTGGCGATCACCGAGCCCGGCGGCGGCAGCGACGTCGGCCACCTCACGACGTCGGCGGTCCGCGACGGCGCCCACTACGTCGTCAACGGGGCCAAGACCTACATCACCTCCGCGGTCCGGGCCGACTTCATCGTCACCGCCGTACGGACCGGCGGACCGGGTGCCGGTGGGGTGTCCCTGCTCGTCGTGGACACCGACACCCCGGGCT contains:
- a CDS encoding acyl-CoA dehydrogenase family protein; the protein is MSLATPAWNTPERRELRSTVSGFVERHILPHQAEWEREGLIPRELHREASKLGLLGLGFPEAVGGSGGDLIDATIAGEVLHERGAAGGIYASLFTHGIALPHLVAAGDADQIDRWVRPTLAGEKIGSLAITEPGGGSDVGHLTTSAVRDGAHYVVNGAKTYITSAVRADFIVTAVRTGGPGAGGVSLLVVDTDTPGFSVSRKLDKMGWRCSDTAELSFVDARVPVGNLVGAENTGFAQIAAGFVTERAGLATQAYASAQRCLDLTLEWVRTRETFGKPLIARQSVQDSVTEMARRIDVARTYTRAVVDRKVSSSDDLIAEVCFAKNTSVEAGEWVANKAVQLFGGLGYMAESEIERQYRDMRILGIGGGTTEILTGLAAKRLGYQA
- a CDS encoding acyclic terpene utilization AtuA family protein, which produces MTTAVPVVPGTAPCVRVGNASGFYGDRFSAMREMLEGGDLDYLTGDYLAELTMLILGRDRLRDPARGYASTFVRQMRECLTIAVERKVRIVTNAGGLNPKGLADKLTELAAELGVEVSIAYVDGDDLISRAPELGLGEPLTANAYLGAFGIKAALDAGADVVVTGRITDASLAVGPAAHHFDWQPEDLDQLAGAVVAGHVIECGTQATGGNYAFFTEIGDLSRPGFPIAEIAADGSSVITKHRATGGAVTVGTVTAQLLYEITGPRYLGPDVTTRLDTVELSQQGTDRVLISGVRGEIPPESVKVSLNTLAGFRNEVTMILTGLDVEEKARLVTEQFESSLATKPEQLTWELSRTDRADGATEAQSSALLRCVGKSRDADTVGREFSSAAVELALASYPGFSMTAPPGKGSPYGVFEPGYVAADTVEHRVTLPDGTVTQIPPSPVRGPLAPLLDEAPRPARDWGPTSPAPLGLIAGARSGDKGGSANIGVWVRDPEHFEWLDEILTVDLLAQLLPETADLTVTRHRFPNLLAVNFVIEAILGRGVADNVRFDPQGKGLGEWLRARVVDIPDRFEVI